A single region of the Gorilla gorilla gorilla isolate KB3781 chromosome 1, NHGRI_mGorGor1-v2.1_pri, whole genome shotgun sequence genome encodes:
- the OR10X1 gene encoding olfactory receptor 10X1, with protein MELNVYCCFFQISDIQTMKINQTILKEFILVGFSVYPHVQTFLFVVFFCLYLLTLAGNLTIMGLTWVDRSLHTPMYLFLSALSFSETCYTLTTVPKMLEDLLAKDRSISVTGCSLQMCFFLGLGGTNCIILTLMGYDRFLAICNPLRYPLLMTNIVCGQLVASACTAGFFISLTETALIFRDSFCRPNLVKHFFCHMRAVIRLSCIDSNHTEFIVTLISVSGLLGTLLLIILTYVFIISTVLRIPSAEGKQKAFSTCASHLTVVIIHFGFASIVYLKPEASGDDTLIAVPYTVITPFLSPIIFSLRNKDMKNVFRRMMGNTVALKK; from the coding sequence ATGGAGTTGAATGTTTATTGTTGTTTCTTTCAAATTTCAGACATTCAAACGATGAAGATCAACCAGACAATCCTGAAGGAATTCATTCTTGTTGGCTTTTCTGTGTACCCACATGTACAGACATTTCTTTTTGTGGTCTTCTTTTGTCTCTACCTTCTCACCCTTGCAGGTAATCTGACCATCATGGGTCTAACTTGGGTGGACAGGTCCCTCCACACCCCTATGTATCTCTTCCTTAGTGCACTCTCCTTCTCTGAGACCTGCTATACACTGACCACCGTCCCCAAGATGCTGGAAGATCTACTGGCCAAGGACAGAAGCATTTCAGTCACAGGTTGTAGCTTACAGATGTGCTTCTTCTTGGGACTTGGTGGCACAAACTGTATCATTCTCACTTTGATGGGATATGACCGCTTCCTGGCCATCTGTAACCCTCTAAGATATCCACTGCTTATGACCAACATTGTATGTGGACAACTTGTGGCCTCTGCTTGCACTGCAGGCTTCTTTATCTCTCTTACAGAGACTGCACTGATATTCAGGGACTCTTTCTGCAGACCCAACCTTGTCAAACACTTCTTCTGCCATATGCGGGCAGTTATTAGGCTGTCTTGTATAGACAGTAACCACACAGAATTCATTGTAACACTGATCTCAGTGTCTGGCTTGCTGGGTACCCTTCTGCTCATCATCCTGACTTATGTCTTCATTATTTCTACTGTCCTCAGGATCCCTTCAGCTGAGGGCAAGCAGAAGGCCTTCTCCACCTGTGCCTCCCACCTCACAGTGGTTATAATCCACTTTGGTTTTGCATCTATTGTTTATTTGAAGCCAGAAGCCTCAGGAGATGACACACTCATAGCAGTCCCTTATACTGTCATTACCCCCTTCCTCAGCCCCATCATATTCAGCCTGAGGAATAAGGAcatgaaaaatgtttttagaagAATGATGGGAAACACAGTTGCCTTGAAAAAATAA